The nucleotide window ctttggactttaaaaaattacgaatttgtcattggactttaaaatatttttttattaattttatttatattattattgctattattattgctattattattattattattattattattattattattattattattattattaatgtagtatgtattattttgatgcAGTGATGGCGAAGTAGTACTAATACAAAAGTAGCATGCTGTTTTTGGTGACTTTATCGTCATACGGCGAGTATATAAGATAGTTAACTTGTTAATTAGGATGAGAATTTTAGTTACCttgtactttttttaaaatttctgttGAGAATTAATTGACGTGTCAACACATTTCtagtttaattttcattttaatgattttttattaatcaaaatataaatagcttatattttcataatgtcATTATAAATAGTTAAGATATTGAGGGTGTTTGACAAATAGCTGATAGCTATTAGCAAATAGATAATTACGGTGTCTGATTCGACCAACAAATAGTTAAAATATTGAGGGTGTTTGACAAATAGCTCTAATGCGAAAATTCAACTTACCCATCTACtaaaacagaaaaataaaaatacccataaactaaaaattacatataaaaatacCCATCAGCCAAAATTTGCAAACAAACATACCCATCATCTAatagattaaattaaaaaaaaatgtttatctAAGAATTCCTGCAAAAACGCCACGAACATTTGCAATTTGACCTCTGAAACTAAGCAACACAAGATGCATATCTATGTTTGAAGGATACAGTTGGGACCATGAGTTTATTCAGGAGAAATGGGAAAAAGGAAGCAAGGGAAATATGGGAAGTGCGAAATAGGAAGTGAGAAAAGACAGAACCCTCAATTGTTCATtaaggagggagtattttgtaTTGCGTGACATTTAGAATAGAATGAATCATATTAGTCTAAGTTTCCTCAAAGAGTTGTTGTCTAGTTGATTAATCAATATTCAATATAACTCGTCTTGTACGAGATCGTCTTACTATAAAACGGACCCAcataattaatacaattttataattaatgacTTTAAATTATAAGCGatcactttaacaaaataaatgtttatagaCCAACCCAATTAAAATTGTATTACCATAAAacagtctcatttaagaatatgtgaaatatgtaaattttaaactaaCGGCATCCTttataaataaacttaaaaaaaattttcaatagtcCTAAAAACAATTTTCAATAAGTTCATGCAATAatgaatatatttaaaaaaaacatcaaattattaaaataaatttcctACGATCTATGTATTTATTTGATGGGAAACCTCGTACCTTTTAAAAAGTGATTGCGTAAATAATTTATCGCACAGTTGTAAATTTATTGTggtacaaatatattatttgatgGTGAAAACATCAAATGTAAtatgtttaataaaatttgaacaTTTATACATATAATGATTCttgtatttttgaaaaataccctaaaaatagaaaggttaataataaattaaataaaaataaaagtgagaCTCAACTAACTTAATCTAAACGTTTCacatttataaaagaaaaagtcCTAAATTCTGctgactaattaaattaaatcttcGCATAtgacatataaataaatttctaaaaaaataatgttagaAGAGAGAAATAATTGGATCGTAAAACTCAAACTAATTAACGGACTCCTATTACATAGGCTAGAAGAGAGAAATCATTGGATAGTAAAACTAAACAAATTAACGGCAAAGTGTTATTAAAAGTGACTAACTACAATTGTTAACTTACACTCCAATtggataataataaataaatttaatttaaatttagctAATTGAACTTAAACTTACTTTTATActatttaaactttttatatttcaaaaacAACAACCTAAAAATAGGAaggataataataaataaagaaaattaaagtaAGACTCAACTAATTAACGActagttttttaaatttaaaattacatttaaactATATCACATtgttatataacaaaaagtaaGACTCAATTCATTGACGTTATGCATCTAGCTTAGCTTAACTTACATTTAAAGTGTATGCCTAATTTGTTGCTATTCGTAATTCTTTTCCTCAGATTGATCAATAATTTGTGCCGCCTCATTCCAACAGCTTGGGAATTATAATCTTCACaggtttttctttaattttctttttttggtttGCTTCTTGCTTGATTTAATTAGGTCAAGTTGTATTAATGTGTGAGATCATTTTAAGCGTTTGGATCTATATTAATCTATTATGATATTGTTGATCACTTTATCCAAAGTAAACAAACAAATCATAATCCGCATTCATCATCATGATCTTGATTTTCTTCCCCGCGATGGAAGATAACTCAAAAAAACATAAGCCTTGTGCCGCACGTAAATAgaaaacgttaaaatggtgctttaatatatttgtatttaacattttgattatttattgaaGTGTAATACTGACCTTGTATTTGTTCAGGTTAATTATAAGACAACAAAAGTTATTACatataaaatccttaaaaaattagataatgaaaactaacaATATTAAACCGTTagtgattaaaaataatagttgaAAAATCATTCACACtaatattaatgatcaataCAATGCACCAGATCTATATTCAGTTTAACGACCAAGTTTTAATTGTTGGAAGATCAAAGTCTAATTGCCGTTAGATGAGATAAAATAATAGTATAAAACattaagtattaatttttataattaatttaagataAATTTGTTCAAGTTTTAGACTAGTTTAAAATTACCCATAAATTTTACCCAAAAAATAAtaggattttcaattatttattttttaaaatttaaagttcaaatttaatttacCAAATTAGAATTGTCAAATGCACGCATACAAATTATAGACGTTGTATGCTACTCCTAATTAATTAGAAGTCTAATTAATCTCAGCTTATTATTCATTCTTTGTCTTACCAAATCTATCTTGTTTATGCACACAAATTGTTTGTGTTGTAGTGCCCAGGATTTTTCAAACGACAACGTTCAAATTGTGCAAGACAACAATCGTCCATTAGCCCCTTACTTTCAAGGAGTACGAAATCGAAGAAGAATAAAATGGAAGAATACGGAAAGgataattcacaaaagaaagTAAAGAGTTGTGCCGTATGCAAACATCGAAGGACGAAATGTAACAAGGACTGTCCATTAGCCCCTTACTTCCCAGCAGACAATCCCCAATTGctcaaaaacataaataaatattttggtGTTACATATATGATTAACGCTCTTAGATCAACGCCTCCTAACTTGCGTGATGATCTTATGACATCCATTATCTATAGCGCTAATGCTCGCGTCATGGATCCCGTACGTGGGTGTTTATGTGAAACTCAAACATTGTATTCGAAAATTGCGCTCGCTTGGACAGAGCTACATTGTTTGCGTTCTCTGATTCAACAATTTGCTAATCAAAAAGATCAAAATCAACGCTTTGATAATCAACACTTTGAGCATCCACAATCTATTCCCTCGTACCACCAACCACAACCAGTGAATACTCAACACaggtttttctttctatttgttCCTTAATAATTATTTGCTTAGCTTAGcttttgtgattttatttaattaatgcgGGTCATTTTTGTCGCAGAGCCAGTAACGACGATGTTCCACTTTCTGTCGATGATTATGTTGTTGATGAAGCTGTTTTCGTTGAATGCCCTGACCAACAATTTCAAAACCTACACTTTGAGAATCAACAATATATGCCATCATTCCACCAACCATATCATGGGAATAACCAATAcaggtttttctttctttttgtttcctTAGTTATTGGCTAAGCTTAGCTTTtgagattttattaaattacttaGGGTTTTCTTGTTGCTGCAGTGCCATTGACAATGACCCTCTTCCTTCCTATGATTACGTCAGTGAAACTGATTTATTTGGACGCACTAATCAAGAATTTCAAAATATACAATCAATGCCCTCATCGTTTCCCCAACTTCAACATGGGAATACTCAACACaggtttttctttctatttgttCCTTTATAATTATTGGCTTAGTTTAGcttttgtgattttatttagaTAATGCGGGTCATTTTTGTTGCAGAGCCAGTAACGATGATGTTCCACTTTCTGTCGATGATTACGTTGTTGATGAAGCAGTTTTCGTTGAATGCCCTGACCAACAATTTCAAAACCTACACTTTGAGAATCAACAATATATGCCATCATTCCGCCAACCCCATCAAGGGAATAATCAATAcaggtttttctttctttttgtttcctTAGTTATTAGCTTAGTTTAGCTTTTGAGATTTTATTGAATTACTTAGgggtttttctttgttgttgcAGTGACATTGACAATGACCCTCTTCCTTCTTACGATTACGTCACTGAAACTGATTTATTTGGACGCATTGATCAAGAATTTCTAACATCAATGCCCTCATCGTTTTCCCAACCTCAACCTGGGAATACTCAATAATTAAggtttttcttttctcttaatTTCTTTCCTTAATTATTAGCTTCGCTTctgagattttatttaattaaatagggCTATTTTTATTGCAGTGCTGGCGCGATGACCAACTTTCTTCTTAATTACGATTACGTTGTCGAGTATCaaagttattaatataataatttaattttattattgattgattgtattacaaattaattaaataaagttagcTGTTATTGtcctttttcatttgttttcctTGTTCTTATAGTAcgaatttcttttaaaattctaaataatattaTGGAAGTGAATTGGTATTCTGTTAATTGTCCTCGTTTTTCTCTAATCCTCTTTGTTTGCTTACTACTCAAGTTTTAGTTGTTGGATTATCAAAGTCAAAATTCTTTACATGAGataaaataattgaataaaatgtTAAGTAACTTATGATTAAGTTCAAATTAATTTGTTCAAGTTTTACATACACTGGTTTATAACCTGATCATCCTTAATTATAGTGTATATAGGGCTGAACacagtttggtctaaaccgtaaaccaaaccggaccaaaccgtaatttaactaatttggtctggtttacggtccggtcctggttttttattttgtagaccaaaccggaccaataaACCGTAATAAACTCTAATGGTCTAGGGAATACTGAATAGGGATTAGATTTAGGGCCGGCTTATATTCCTAAATCCTTATTTCCTTCTGCTTGACTGCTTCGGTGCTTCCTTCTCCCATTCTTCTCTCTTCCTCGCCTCGCCTCGCCTGAGTCGACAGACACAGTCGCCTCGCCTCGCTTCCTAGTtccttcaactcttcaagcATCGACAGTCGACACTCGACAGTCGACAAACGCCTCTGCTTCAGTGGTTCTTCGAGGCTTCTGTGGttcttcattctccaatctcaccattcaccacggaatcaagtgtagaatctcgtaatgtaagtatattggttgatttttttgatttttagggttttttttatcaatttttgatttttagggtttttgatttttttggttaGAAATTTACAGGTTTTGTGATTGTGAGTATGGGCTAttctatataataatttttgttttcatatttattaatgttgCTGGAGAATTTAAACTTTGAAATTTGCATTTATGTCTTTGACTGTGAGATATTGAGATGTATATGAAATTACTGGAGATGTATATGAAATTACTGGAGTATGAGCTATTGTTGATGTATTTTGATGATGTATTTGATGGAGGATATTGCTGATgtatttgatgatgatgtattttgtttacagattatcgtttatcttagattctcactcaattaaaaaaatttcaaaaaaaaaaaaaaaaaaccgtagaccagaccagaccagaccgttctagaacggtctggtctggtccggtctggtcttttgactggtctggtctggtctgaaaaatttccagaccggaatttctggtctggtctgatttttctgtcaaaccagaccagaccggaccgtgtgcagccctaagTGTATATCACATAAATTTAGCTAAAAATTTGTAGttcaaattttagttttaaaattatatttcaatttGTAAATTTTGAACAAGTCAAAAGGTGAGAGTTTGAATCTTAGATATAATTAGGAAGAAAAGAATCTCAAATAAgttttaataaagtttaaaatctttaggttaaaaattatatttttaatttattaaacccAATGTTTTGAGGCTATTAATGTTGTATTTGTTCGTATGCTAATCAAAAGTCTGATAAATTATAGTCGTtgaagttttaaatttaaaaaagcaaAGTGAATTGGAAAAGCTTATTTTGATCAAAAGAACAAAAGAACTAAAGAATGTCATGTGGCAGTTGATTGttcctttaaatatattttatactgGCAACGTCTTAGTCTCAACACATTACGAACAGCTAGATGCCAATGTATTATTTACCAATTTCAAGAAATATGTTTTTATAAGTAACTTTTATAAACACATACATTATTTCATACTATTAGCTAAAGTCAaagtaacaacaataaaaaaattaaactttattaatattaatatagtaTTAAACACAATCTTATccatataaaaatgaaattatgtTCGCACACTAGTTTTTCCAATATTTGCATATGCAATAATGCTATCTTAAATTGTTAGGCCATgaaaaataactataacaaaATGATCTCTTAAAATTAGTGAGTCCTTATATGAATGTatttcttttgtaattttaatgaaatacgAGGTCCATATACTTCATCATTCAACGAGATATCATTCCAAAATTATATTGTTATGGGAGTAAGAATTTTAATGACGTTTAAAGTGTATACATTATCTATAATCGATCAACCAATAAGATTGCAGATTAACACAAAAAATCTTGCTCTCTTTTCTCTCCATTTTTTTGCCTCAAAAAAACTCTAGCCTCCATTGTTAATTTGGGGCTACTATCAACCTTATGGTTGATAATAAGCTCctaatctctttatttttgctttgttttttttcttttttagttacatataaaatttattttctttatattataGCGTTATTCTATTCATTTATTGAATTCGATCTACCCATATATATTGGATTTTAAAGTCTACAATATAGttctgtttctttttatttccctTTTAGTATTGGCAAATCCTCACGTTATAATTCTCATACATACGACCTTCTCTAAAACAACTTGTAGAAATGACAATCAGTCAATCACACGTAAAACACATTTATGTTATAACAATGATCTCTCTTATCGTAAAACCTAAACTGAATTAATTTCACTTATTGGGCACACAACGATTAGGGATATAAATAGAGGTGTCCAAACACGTGTTCATATCGGTTTTGGAGTAGGTGAAAATCAGTTCGAGTGAAATTCGATTAAGTTTCAAATCAGTTAATATTCTTAGTATTCAGTTCACTTTCAGTCATTGGAGTCGATTTAGATAATATTAAGTTATATAAATCAAGTCTAGTTGATATCGATCTTCGGTCATAAACGAGAACGTTGAAGATTTGGGCGGGTCGTTGATGTTGGGTTCAATCAGATGTATGATGGGTTAGGTGTGGTTCGCGTCAGTTGATATATGACTCAACAAAATTCAATTACAGGTTAACTTCGATTTAATAAATTATCTgaatttaaattacatgttaacttagatttgataattttattttaaatttatcaaataattttaaattattttggcaCATATagatcagatgtaatatttagtaaaatttaaACATTTAAACATCTAATCACTTTAAGAAACAACCCTAAAAATAGTGaatgtatattaaaaaactaccctaaaaataaaaaagttaataacaaattttaaaaagtaaaaataagacTCAACTAACTTAATCTAAACGTTTTGCATTATATAACATCTATTATGTGTTAACGAACCAAGTCAACTAAAAGTtcaagctaatggttgaggcctcaTAATATGTCATATACCCTAACAAGCCCTATTACATGAAAGTCTTTTGGGCTAGAAATGTGAATGTAACGCAAGTCTTAATTTTATACTAAGTGTCAATGAACCAACTcacataatatgttatatactctaacatgccctTCACCTGAAAGCCTTTTTATTTGgtgctagaagtgtggatgcgacaCATGCCTTAATTTTACTAAGTGTCAATAattcaactcaactaaaagtttaagctaattgtTGAGGCTCTAGAATATtttatactcccttcgttctctACTGAAGTTCTCATAAGAAATGTTcacggaaattaagaaaaatacaatttttttagatagtggatacattattttattgaataataaatttgatggacaAAAAGTAggggaccataaacattaaaaaatattgaaataaaattaatgaaaaaaatatagagaccacaactaataaaaaaatatttttataaagttagtgggaaatatGGGGAACAacaaggaatataaaaatacaaattctttATGAGACGATCTCACCGTGAGCCATACCTCATATTTGGATTAAATATCCCATTAacagaaacttttagcttataggATTCTTGCTTTagggaacggagggagtatactCTAACGCTAAGGGGTGTTTGGCAGTTGGCTTTTACGTTagttttttagttggcttttgGTTTTTGGCTTATTGATTCTTTGTCTTACCAGATTACTTGCTCTCGGAATAAAATCGATTACATTTATTCCCAAATTGTAATTCTTTTCCTCATAATATTCATGCACAATCTGTGCTTCCGCCCTTATTTTGTaagaattatttttgtcaatactAATTTTAAGTATGTTTTATTTGGATATAGTGATTTATGACGACGTCGTAAATACAGGTAGTGTAACAAAAGGAGCATGCTCATCGATCATTGTATAATAATAACGGCGGTATAAATGGTTTTAATTTCcttaaatgaaattttgataAAGAATTTTAAGGAGAGTTAAGAAAAATTGAATCTTTTATATAGTGGAGAAATTAttttacacaaattgttgtgagagacggtcttttcaAGAGACGCATTAAATATATCGGATATATAgcccaattaaaataaattaaagagaaaataagaatatgaCCCTTTTTTTTTGAGgtcgtctttttgagagacgatctctcacaagagtagccgattattttattgaataataaatttcatgAAGGAGAAGCAAAGACCATAATtatctaaaatatattaaaagaaatttagtGGAAAAATAAAGAgaccataactaataaaaaaatatttttataaagttagtgggccaaaaatataaaaacatataataaatgGTACATAATAATCTTAACAACTATCAGTGGTGaattaataaaagaaatcaagtgATTATGTGAtgtcaaatattttaaattaatacatcCACAAAAATTCAAACACCTAGAAAATTACCAAATACATTATCAAGCTAATTAAACAAATGATAATAAATCCACCTTTTACTAAgactcaatttaaaaaaatttcaaaaaatcaattattctaATTGCTATATTCATCAAAATTTTTAGGCATTACTAAagttcgccaccctttttattttatcaccaccccctcctaatgaaattacaaatttgcctttggactttaaaaaattacaaatttgcctttggactttaaaaaattacaaatttgccattggattttaaaacattttttttattaattttatttatattattattggtattattattattattattattattattattattattaatattaatattaatgtagTATGTATCATTTTGATGCAGTGATGGCGACGTAGTACTAATACAAAAGTAGCTTGCTGTTTTTGGTGACTTCATCGTCATACGGCGAGTATATAAGATAATTGACTTGTTAATTAGGATGAGAATTTTAGTCACCttgtacttttttttaaaacttctgTTGAGAATTAATTGACATGTCAACacatttttagtttaattttcattttaatgattttttattaatcaaaatataaatagcttatattttcataatgtcATAATAAATAGTTAAGATATTGAGGGTGTTTGACAAATAGCTGATAGCTATTAGCAAACAGATAATTACGGTGTCTGATTCGACCAGCAAATAGTTAAAATATTGAGGGTGTTTGACAAATAGCTCTAATGCGAAAATTCAACTTACCCATCTGCtaaaacagaaaaataaaaatacctataaactaaaaattacatataaaaatacCCATCCACCAAAATTTGCAAACAAACATACCCATCAACTAATagattaaattaaagaaaaactgTTTACCTAAGAATTCCTGCAAAAACGCCACGAACATTTGCAATTTGACCTCTGAAACTAAGCAACACAAGATGCATATCTATGTTTGAAGGATACAGTTGGGACCATGAGTTTATTCAGGAGAAATGGGAAAAAGGAAGCAAGGGAAATATGGGAAGTGCGAAATAGGAAGTGAGAAAAGACAGAACCCTCAATTGTTCATTAAGGAGGGAGTAATTTGTATTGCGTGACATTTAGAATAAAATGAATCATATTAGTCTAAGTTTCCTCAAAGAGTTGTTGTCTAGTTGATTAATCAATATTCAATATAACTCGTCTTGTACGAGATCGTCTTACTATAAAACGGACCCAcataattaatacaatttta belongs to Amaranthus tricolor cultivar Red isolate AtriRed21 chromosome 17, ASM2621246v1, whole genome shotgun sequence and includes:
- the LOC130803771 gene encoding LOB domain-containing protein 17-like, with the translated sequence MEEYGKDNSQKKVKSCAVCKHRRTKCNKDCPLAPYFPADNPQLLKNINKYFGVTYMINALRSTPPNLRDDLMTSIIYSANARVMDPVRGCLCETQTLYSKIALAWTELHCLRSLIQQFANQKDQNQRFDNQHFEHPQSIPSYHQPQPVNTQHRASNDDVPLSVDDYVVDEAVFVECPDQQFQNLHFENQQYMPSFHQPYHGNNQYSAIDNDPLPSYDYVSETDLFGRTNQEFQNIQSMPSSFPQLQHGNTQHRASNDDVPLSVDDYVVDEAVFVECPDQQFQNLHFENQQYMPSFRQPHQGNNQYSDIDNDPLPSYDYVTETDLFGRIDQEFLTSMPSSFSQPQPGNTQ